One genomic region from Kineobactrum salinum encodes:
- a CDS encoding amidohydrolase family protein → MKPELMELYTNRTVCDGPYDCRRATRDAIKFGADLIKIASTGGVLSDRATGTGQQMEMDELKEVVRAANRMGRKVISHAHHEEGIIAALEAGVDSIEHGTYVGPKSIRLFKSSGAYLVPTLLAGQTVKTMAEESDFMSPAIKEKAIAVGAAMQANFAKAHEAGVKVAFGTDSGVSAHGDNAQEAVLMQQAGMAPMDILVSATVNSADLLGMSDSLGTLEPGKYADLIALQRSPLEQIDSLLDVSFVMKGGKVHKDQ, encoded by the coding sequence ATGAAGCCGGAGCTGATGGAGTTGTACACCAACCGCACGGTCTGCGACGGCCCCTATGACTGTCGCCGCGCCACCCGCGATGCGATCAAGTTCGGTGCCGACCTGATCAAGATCGCCTCCACCGGTGGTGTGCTGTCCGACCGTGCCACCGGCACTGGCCAGCAGATGGAGATGGATGAACTGAAAGAGGTCGTGCGGGCAGCCAACCGCATGGGCCGCAAGGTAATCAGCCATGCCCACCATGAAGAGGGCATCATCGCCGCGCTGGAGGCCGGGGTGGACAGCATTGAACACGGCACCTACGTGGGGCCGAAATCGATCAGGCTGTTCAAGTCCAGCGGCGCCTACCTGGTGCCCACGCTGCTGGCCGGCCAGACGGTGAAGACCATGGCGGAAGAATCGGACTTCATGAGCCCGGCGATCAAGGAAAAGGCCATTGCCGTCGGCGCCGCGATGCAGGCCAACTTCGCCAAGGCCCATGAAGCCGGTGTAAAGGTCGCCTTCGGCACGGACTCTGGCGTGTCAGCCCACGGCGACAATGCCCAGGAGGCGGTATTGATGCAGCAGGCCGGCATGGCGCCGATGGATATCCTGGTCTCTGCCACGGTCAACAGTGCCGACCTGCTCGGCATGTCCGACAGCCTGGGCACGCTGGAACCGGGCAAGTATGCGGACTTGATCGCGCTGCAGCGGTCACCACTGGAGCAGATCGACAGCCTGCTGGACGTCAGCTTCGTGATGAAGGGCGGCAAGGTGCACAAGGACCAGTAG
- a CDS encoding response regulator, with amino-acid sequence MKSYEHVRILLVEDSELDAELTIHALKDGKLANAIDWVKDGQQALDFLFHEGEYSNSPPNPPQLILLDLKMPRVSGIEVLRVIKADSRTRRIPVVIMTSSQEDRDIAEAYDLGVNSYVVKPVDFTAMTNIARQAGYYWLAINKSPVT; translated from the coding sequence ATGAAGAGCTATGAACACGTCAGGATACTGCTGGTGGAAGACAGTGAGCTGGATGCGGAACTGACCATCCATGCGCTCAAGGATGGCAAGCTGGCAAACGCCATCGATTGGGTGAAGGACGGGCAGCAGGCGCTGGACTTCCTGTTTCACGAAGGCGAGTACAGCAACTCTCCGCCCAACCCACCGCAGCTCATATTGCTGGATCTGAAGATGCCCAGGGTCAGCGGTATCGAGGTATTGCGCGTGATCAAGGCGGACTCGCGCACCCGCAGAATCCCCGTCGTCATCATGACCTCTTCGCAGGAGGACAGGGACATCGCCGAGGCCTATGATCTCGGGGTGAACAGCTATGTTGTGAAGCCGGTGGACTTTACTGCCATGACCAATATTGCCCGCCAGGCCGGTTATTACTGGCTGGCGATCAACAAGAGCCCCGTCACTTGA
- a CDS encoding TonB-dependent receptor plug domain-containing protein: MAPTALADLTLEQLVNIEVTSASRRAQPLLQAPTSLFVITSEDIRSYGARSIPQALRLAPNLQVARVSASEYAISSRGFNNSAGNKLLVLIDGRSVYSPLFSGVFWDVQDTVMEDIERIEVISGPGGTLWGTNAVNGIINVITRKASETQGLLVSGGAGTDESQLAIRQGGPLGDNGHFRLYGKYLDRDRTRSAAGGYRNDSWHQGQLGFRADWQAERDQYQVQGNVYDGSIGQPAPGVIVTGAPFALGRIGVSGANLSGRWDRKLGGSETLYLQAYYDRSRRRVPPTFAETLEILDLQFQHALRPSRDHAVAWGVEYRYAMDRLQNSEFVAFLPADKNLSWLSLYAQDEYSVTDEVRLTAGVRVERNDYTDYEFLPGLRAAWNPSQEHLWWSAVSRAARSPSRLDADTRIPGEPPFLLDGGPSVRSEIATVYEVGYRGQLRENLSYSATVFYADYDHLRSQEIAPSGTFLVFGNEAEGSTRGVEMWASYQATPNWRLTAGLSALDMDLKLKPGSTDPVGPQALGNDPDFQWNLRSTLDITATLELDVTMRRVGHLPAPRVEAYTAVDARLGWQPAANLEVSLIADNLLDERISEFTVITEQSELRRAIYCKLVLRLP, from the coding sequence TTGGCACCAACAGCCCTCGCTGACCTCACCCTGGAGCAGCTTGTCAACATCGAGGTGACCTCGGCCTCGCGGCGGGCACAACCGCTGCTGCAGGCACCCACCTCCCTGTTTGTGATAACCAGCGAAGACATCCGCAGCTACGGCGCCCGTTCGATTCCCCAGGCGCTGCGTCTGGCCCCCAATCTGCAGGTGGCGCGTGTCAGTGCCAGCGAATACGCCATTTCCTCTCGCGGCTTCAACAACAGTGCCGGCAACAAGTTGCTGGTGCTTATCGATGGCCGTTCGGTGTATTCCCCGCTGTTCTCCGGCGTGTTCTGGGATGTGCAGGACACAGTGATGGAAGATATCGAACGGATCGAAGTGATCAGCGGGCCCGGTGGCACATTGTGGGGCACCAATGCGGTGAACGGCATTATCAACGTGATCACCCGCAAGGCCAGCGAGACCCAGGGGTTGCTCGTCAGCGGCGGTGCCGGCACTGACGAGTCACAGCTCGCCATCCGCCAGGGCGGTCCACTGGGCGACAACGGCCATTTCCGGCTGTACGGCAAGTACCTGGACCGCGACCGGACGCGATCGGCCGCTGGTGGCTACCGCAATGACAGTTGGCACCAGGGTCAGCTGGGCTTTCGTGCGGACTGGCAGGCCGAGCGGGATCAGTACCAGGTGCAGGGCAATGTCTACGATGGCAGCATCGGCCAGCCCGCTCCCGGAGTGATTGTGACGGGCGCTCCGTTCGCGCTGGGCAGAATCGGGGTGTCCGGCGCCAACCTTTCCGGCCGTTGGGACCGCAAGCTGGGCGGTAGTGAGACGTTGTACCTGCAAGCCTATTACGACCGCAGCCGGCGTCGTGTACCACCGACCTTTGCCGAAACCCTGGAAATTCTCGATCTGCAGTTCCAGCATGCGCTGCGTCCCTCCCGCGACCACGCTGTGGCCTGGGGTGTCGAATACCGTTACGCGATGGACCGGCTGCAGAACAGTGAGTTTGTCGCCTTTCTCCCGGCAGACAAGAACCTGAGCTGGCTGAGCCTGTATGCCCAGGACGAATACTCGGTGACGGACGAGGTGCGCCTGACCGCAGGCGTGAGGGTCGAGCGTAACGACTATACCGACTATGAATTTCTGCCTGGCCTGCGCGCGGCCTGGAATCCCTCGCAGGAACACCTGTGGTGGTCCGCGGTTTCCCGCGCCGCGCGCTCGCCGTCACGCCTGGACGCGGATACCCGCATTCCGGGTGAGCCGCCCTTCCTGCTGGATGGCGGGCCCTCGGTGCGATCCGAGATCGCCACGGTCTACGAAGTCGGCTACCGTGGTCAGCTGCGGGAGAACCTCTCCTACAGTGCCACGGTCTTTTATGCCGACTACGACCATCTGCGCAGTCAGGAAATTGCCCCCAGCGGTACCTTTCTGGTTTTTGGCAATGAGGCCGAGGGCTCAACCCGGGGAGTGGAGATGTGGGCTTCCTATCAGGCCACTCCCAACTGGCGCCTGACGGCCGGCCTGTCCGCGCTGGATATGGACCTGAAGCTGAAGCCGGGCAGTACCGACCCGGTGGGCCCGCAGGCCCTGGGCAATGATCCGGACTTCCAGTGGAATCTGCGCTCCACGCTGGATATCACTGCCACACTGGAACTGGATGTTACCATGCGCCGGGTGGGCCATCTGCCCGCCCCGCGGGTGGAGGCCTACACCGCGGTGGACGCGCGCCTGGGCTGGCAGCCTGCAGCAAACCTGGAAGTCTCGCTGATCGCCGACAACCTGCTGGATGAGCGGATCTCGGAATTCACGGTTATCACCGAGCAGAGCGAACTGCGTCGCGCCATCTACTGCAAACTCGTGCTGCGGCTGCCCTGA
- a CDS encoding amidohydrolase family protein, whose product MSSHPPSIGRRLLQTALAAALLAGSSLQALAGTTVIHAGTLLAVPGEQPRTEQTLVIVDDKVSQVLDGYQDADGFGSDATLIDLKDRFVMPGLMDMHVHLQGELGPKNDSEDLKYSSQLVQMKSLMYALRTLDAGFTTLRDAGSHAQEMYALRDAINLGWIDGPRIIAAGGVGITGGTAISAA is encoded by the coding sequence ATGTCCAGTCATCCCCCCTCTATCGGCCGTCGCCTGCTGCAAACCGCTCTCGCCGCAGCGCTGCTGGCGGGCAGCAGCCTGCAGGCCCTGGCCGGCACCACGGTTATCCACGCAGGCACACTGCTGGCAGTGCCGGGAGAGCAGCCCAGGACCGAACAGACGCTGGTCATTGTCGACGACAAGGTAAGCCAGGTGCTGGACGGCTACCAGGATGCCGACGGCTTCGGTAGCGACGCTACGCTGATCGACCTGAAGGACCGCTTCGTGATGCCCGGCCTGATGGACATGCATGTTCACCTGCAGGGTGAGCTGGGGCCCAAGAACGATAGCGAAGACCTGAAGTACTCCTCGCAACTGGTGCAGATGAAGTCGCTGATGTACGCGCTGCGCACGCTGGATGCGGGCTTCACCACGCTGCGCGATGCGGGCTCCCATGCGCAGGAGATGTACGCGCTGCGCGATGCCATCAACCTGGGCTGGATTGACGGACCGCGGATCATTGCCGCCGGCGGTGTCGGCATTACCGGGGGCACAGCGATATCAGCGGCATGA
- a CDS encoding sensor histidine kinase, which translates to MFARITSSIRNKLILVVLATNLVALFVVGLILVLYERQSYQETLRNELTVQGKIIGLASAAALQFDDPQSADAYLQLLEAQPSIAAAAIYTATGRVFASFRNSETADESLPPIPRTEGYALDGNSLRMFTRILHEDEILGTVYLQAHYRWQERLFSYAGILAAAMVFSMVVVFFVAAGLQSSLTRPILAVSDIARRVIADRDYSLRAEKSSTDEIGVLVDAFNGMLAEIGVRNDAAQRANQALEHQVEERLKAEESVRQLNAELEQRVSERTAQLERANQELESFSYSVSHDLRAPLRAITGFANLLVEDHGALLNSEAQRKLTIIQRESLRMGSLIDDLLAFSRLGRKVLNVQLLDMTAMARETYASCVEGQANTGLELQLSELPMVQGIPS; encoded by the coding sequence ATGTTTGCGCGCATCACCAGTTCCATCCGCAACAAACTCATCCTCGTGGTATTGGCGACAAACCTGGTGGCCCTGTTTGTCGTCGGTCTGATCCTGGTGCTGTACGAGCGGCAAAGCTATCAGGAGACTCTACGCAATGAGTTGACTGTGCAGGGGAAAATCATTGGCCTCGCCAGTGCCGCCGCACTGCAGTTCGATGACCCCCAGTCGGCAGATGCCTATCTGCAGTTGCTCGAGGCCCAGCCCTCGATCGCCGCCGCTGCCATCTATACTGCCACGGGCAGAGTCTTTGCCAGCTTCCGTAACAGCGAGACAGCGGACGAATCCCTGCCGCCGATTCCGAGGACCGAGGGCTACGCTCTGGATGGCAATTCACTACGGATGTTCACGCGTATTCTTCACGAGGATGAAATCCTCGGTACCGTATACTTGCAGGCCCACTATCGTTGGCAGGAACGCCTGTTCAGCTATGCCGGAATTCTGGCTGCGGCAATGGTGTTCAGTATGGTGGTGGTATTCTTCGTTGCGGCCGGGTTGCAGTCCAGTCTGACCCGTCCCATTCTGGCTGTGTCCGATATCGCCCGCCGGGTCATCGCCGACAGGGACTATTCGCTGCGGGCCGAGAAGTCCTCTACCGATGAGATCGGAGTCCTTGTCGATGCCTTCAACGGGATGCTGGCTGAGATTGGTGTACGCAACGATGCCGCACAGCGCGCCAACCAGGCGCTGGAGCACCAGGTCGAGGAGCGCCTGAAGGCGGAGGAGAGTGTGCGTCAGCTCAATGCAGAGCTGGAACAGCGGGTGTCGGAGCGCACCGCGCAGCTGGAACGGGCCAACCAGGAGTTGGAGTCCTTCAGTTATTCGGTGTCGCACGACCTGCGGGCGCCGCTGCGTGCGATCACCGGCTTTGCCAACCTGCTGGTCGAGGATCATGGAGCGCTACTCAATTCGGAGGCACAACGCAAGCTGACCATAATCCAGCGTGAGTCGTTGCGCATGGGGTCACTGATCGATGACCTGCTGGCATTCTCCCGGCTCGGTCGCAAGGTGCTCAATGTGCAGTTGCTGGATATGACCGCGATGGCCAGGGAGACTTATGCAAGCTGTGTGGAGGGCCAGGCCAATACCGGGCTCGAACTGCAGTTGTCCGAGCTGCCCATGGTGCAGGGGATCCCGTCCTGA
- a CDS encoding YfiR family protein: MVVVSGQARQNSGSWRHAWWVAVLAIFVGLVLASAPAASQPAFASEHSLKAAFIYKFIGYVDWPAQAFESEQAPIVIAVRGDDRLLAELREIVADRFVKDRPLVVADAAGEARAQAAHVLYVAGSPDHYLPELPPQDTTGATLLITEFEGALDAGSMINFRTVDRRLRFEVSLESAEREGLKLSSRLLAVALHVRTGGP; encoded by the coding sequence ATGGTCGTTGTGTCTGGCCAGGCACGGCAGAACAGCGGGTCCTGGAGGCATGCCTGGTGGGTCGCTGTCCTGGCCATTTTCGTTGGTCTGGTGCTGGCCTCTGCGCCGGCAGCTTCGCAGCCCGCCTTTGCTTCCGAGCACAGTCTGAAAGCCGCGTTCATCTACAAATTCATCGGCTATGTGGATTGGCCGGCACAGGCCTTCGAGTCAGAGCAGGCACCGATTGTGATTGCGGTACGCGGCGACGACCGGTTACTTGCGGAGCTGCGGGAGATCGTAGCTGACCGCTTCGTCAAGGACCGTCCCCTGGTGGTGGCGGACGCGGCTGGTGAAGCGCGCGCACAAGCTGCGCATGTACTGTACGTGGCGGGATCTCCCGACCACTACCTGCCGGAGCTGCCGCCTCAGGATACCACCGGTGCGACGCTGTTGATTACCGAGTTTGAGGGGGCACTGGACGCCGGCAGCATGATCAACTTTCGCACCGTGGATCGCCGGCTGCGGTTCGAGGTCTCGTTGGAGTCAGCGGAACGCGAGGGCCTGAAGCTGAGCTCCAGGCTGCTGGCTGTGGCACTGCACGTGCGCACGGGAGGCCCCTGA
- a CDS encoding EAL domain-containing protein, translated as MRLDHVKILSVEDSELDAELCRRQLELTELSFDIRRVWSRAGLEEALASYRPDIVLCDFSLPGAFDGFTALAMVKQQDADIPVIFVSGTIGEDLAVETLRMGATDYVLKQRLERLGLVVTRALREAAERRALQVAEDSLRDSERRFRQLAENIRDVFYLVDVEASQLLYISPAFADIWGRSCDSLYRDPGGWTNDLHPDDREAVPASHLQRLKEGKFELEYRVLRQDGQLRWIRDRIFPVPEPGGGPRRVAGVAADITASKRSQRHIERLNRLYSVLSGINSLIVRVSDRDELLEETCQIAIDPGRFNTVWVGLLEDDGASVSAAAAAGGSEEFFDKLLSTVNAPPADQRCLVTEVLASGNAVLVNDLEQDFEGLAMHQELREADIRAVAVMPLKIGGKVIGVLGLCASEAEVFDDEEMRLVSELADDIGFALDFLAKGERLNYLAFYDVVTSLPNRTLFTERMNQQLRIAASQKTRVALVMIDINRFRLINGSLGRSVGNMLLKEVADRLLAVWPDGDNVAHVGADCFAGTLVDIRDEAVAAHALEDVVAALTDGSYFVAGNEVSVTVTAGIAIFPVDGGTAEPLFGNAESALKKAKLSGERYLFYQPSMNEKVADTFLLDNKLRRAVDRGEFVLHYQPKRDMTTGQVCGLEALIRWNSPEDGLVAPGKFIPMLEETGLILEVGAWAFGQAALERQRWQATGMPTPRIAVNVSAIQIRRADFVQSVVNAVQAVGASLEGIDLEVTESLLMEDVSGSIEKLEDLRNLGVNVAIDDFGTGYSSLYYLARLPVQFLKIDGSFIYTMTASGHSKMIVSTIISLAHALGMRVIAEGVETREQQQLLEAMHCDEMQGYLFSRPLPAEQLAPFLLQPGG; from the coding sequence ATGAGACTTGATCACGTGAAAATATTGTCTGTCGAGGACTCGGAGCTCGATGCCGAACTGTGCCGCCGGCAGCTTGAATTGACTGAGTTGTCATTTGATATCAGGCGAGTGTGGTCGCGGGCCGGCCTCGAAGAGGCCCTGGCGTCATACCGGCCGGACATTGTGCTGTGCGATTTCAGCCTTCCCGGTGCCTTTGACGGCTTCACCGCGCTGGCCATGGTCAAGCAGCAGGACGCCGATATTCCGGTGATCTTTGTGTCCGGCACCATCGGTGAGGATCTGGCGGTGGAAACACTGCGCATGGGAGCGACAGACTATGTTCTGAAGCAGAGGTTGGAACGTCTGGGGCTGGTAGTAACCCGGGCCCTGCGCGAAGCCGCTGAACGGCGTGCGCTGCAGGTTGCCGAGGACTCCCTGCGCGACAGTGAACGGCGGTTCCGGCAACTGGCGGAGAATATCCGGGATGTCTTCTATCTGGTGGATGTCGAGGCCTCCCAACTGCTGTACATCAGCCCCGCATTTGCCGACATCTGGGGGCGCAGTTGCGACAGTCTGTACCGGGATCCCGGCGGCTGGACGAATGATCTGCACCCCGACGACAGGGAGGCAGTGCCCGCCTCCCATCTGCAGCGCCTCAAAGAGGGCAAGTTCGAGCTGGAGTACCGGGTCCTGCGCCAGGACGGACAACTGCGCTGGATACGGGACCGCATTTTCCCAGTGCCCGAGCCCGGTGGCGGCCCCCGCAGAGTGGCGGGGGTGGCTGCCGATATTACCGCCAGCAAACGGTCCCAGCGCCACATTGAGCGTCTCAACCGCCTGTACAGTGTGCTCAGCGGCATCAATTCCCTGATCGTCAGGGTCAGTGACCGGGATGAATTACTGGAAGAGACCTGCCAGATCGCCATTGATCCGGGGCGTTTCAATACGGTCTGGGTGGGCTTGCTGGAGGACGATGGCGCCAGCGTCTCGGCTGCCGCTGCTGCCGGTGGCTCCGAGGAATTCTTTGACAAATTGTTGTCCACGGTCAATGCGCCGCCCGCCGACCAGCGCTGTCTGGTCACGGAAGTGCTGGCGTCTGGCAACGCGGTATTGGTCAATGATCTCGAGCAGGACTTCGAGGGTCTTGCCATGCACCAGGAACTGCGGGAAGCGGATATACGGGCTGTTGCCGTGATGCCATTGAAGATTGGCGGGAAGGTTATTGGTGTGCTTGGCCTATGCGCCTCAGAGGCTGAGGTCTTCGACGACGAGGAAATGCGCCTGGTATCCGAACTGGCCGATGACATCGGTTTCGCGCTGGATTTTCTCGCCAAGGGAGAGCGCTTGAACTACCTCGCTTTCTATGATGTCGTCACCAGTCTTCCGAACCGGACACTGTTCACCGAACGTATGAACCAGCAACTGCGGATTGCGGCCTCGCAGAAAACCCGGGTTGCACTGGTCATGATAGATATCAATCGCTTCCGGCTGATCAATGGATCCCTGGGGCGCAGTGTCGGTAACATGCTGTTGAAGGAAGTGGCTGATCGCCTGTTGGCGGTATGGCCTGATGGCGACAATGTCGCCCACGTTGGTGCCGATTGTTTTGCCGGTACCCTGGTTGATATCCGGGACGAAGCCGTGGCTGCACACGCGCTCGAGGATGTTGTGGCTGCCCTGACCGACGGCTCCTACTTTGTCGCGGGTAACGAGGTGTCTGTAACGGTCACCGCGGGCATAGCGATCTTTCCAGTCGACGGCGGCACTGCCGAGCCGTTGTTCGGGAATGCGGAATCGGCCCTGAAGAAAGCCAAGTTATCCGGTGAGCGCTACCTGTTCTACCAGCCGTCCATGAACGAGAAAGTGGCCGATACTTTCCTGCTGGACAACAAGTTGCGGCGGGCGGTGGACCGAGGGGAATTCGTGCTTCACTACCAACCCAAACGCGACATGACGACGGGGCAGGTATGCGGGCTGGAGGCCCTCATTCGCTGGAACAGTCCCGAAGATGGGCTGGTGGCGCCAGGGAAGTTCATCCCCATGCTGGAGGAGACCGGGTTGATCCTGGAAGTGGGTGCCTGGGCCTTCGGCCAGGCAGCGCTCGAACGGCAGCGCTGGCAGGCCACCGGGATGCCGACTCCGCGGATCGCTGTCAATGTCTCGGCGATCCAGATCCGGCGGGCGGATTTTGTGCAGTCTGTGGTCAATGCCGTGCAGGCTGTAGGGGCTTCGCTGGAGGGTATCGATCTGGAGGTCACCGAGAGTCTGTTGATGGAAGACGTGAGCGGCAGCATAGAGAAACTCGAGGATTTGCGAAACCTGGGCGTCAATGTTGCCATCGACGATTTTGGTACCGGCTATTCCTCTCTCTACTATCTGGCACGGTTGCCGGTACAGTTCCTGAAAATCGACGGCTCATTCATTTACACGATGACTGCCAGTGGTCACAGCAAGATGATTGTCTCGACCATCATCTCGCTGGCGCATGCCCTCGGCATGCGGGTGATTGCCGAAGGGGTGGAAACCCGGGAACAACAGCAGTTGCTGGAGGCCATGCACTGCGATGAGATGCAGGGCTACCTGTTCAGCCGGCCGCTGCCGGCCGAACAGCTGGCGCCCTTCCTGTTGCAGCCGGGAGGCTGA
- a CDS encoding sensor histidine kinase, which produces MGQVWVNLLSNAVKFSANREHPLIEINAITDDKENIYFVRDNGAGFDPRYQNKLFEVFQRLHDASEFPGTGVGLALVQRIVARHGGRVWAVSEPDSGATFYFALPREPVHEEL; this is translated from the coding sequence ATGGGCCAGGTTTGGGTGAATCTGCTCTCCAATGCCGTCAAGTTCAGTGCCAACCGGGAGCATCCGCTTATCGAGATCAATGCGATCACGGATGACAAGGAAAATATCTACTTTGTCCGCGACAATGGTGCGGGTTTTGATCCACGCTATCAGAACAAGTTGTTTGAAGTATTTCAGCGCCTGCACGATGCCAGTGAGTTTCCCGGTACCGGCGTCGGCCTGGCGCTGGTCCAGCGGATTGTCGCGCGCCACGGTGGCCGTGTCTGGGCGGTCAGTGAACCGGATAGCGGCGCGACCTTTTATTTTGCATTGCCGAGGGAACCTGTCCATGAAGAGCTATGA
- the pyrC gene encoding dihydroorotase, with amino-acid sequence MTELTLTRPDDWHVHLRDGAALPHTCADMARYFGRAIVMPNLSPPVTTVAAAAAYRERIITAMTGLPRQFEPLLTLYLTDQTDAEEIRRAADSEFVHAVKLYPAGATTNSEAGVADLEQLFPTLAAMETADLPLLVHGEVTDPAVDIFDREKVFIDRYLAPIVQRFPGLRVVLEHITTADAVDFVSAAPATVAATITAHHLLLNRNDLLVGGIRPHYYCLPVLKRNSHQQALVRAACSGSPKFFLGTDSAPHSSAHKETACGCAGVYTAHAAIELYAEVFEAAGALPALEAFASHFGPDFYQLPRNNDTITLRRQSWQAAASLPLGEATLVPLRAGETLQWQVLNPGNPV; translated from the coding sequence GTGACCGAACTCACTCTCACCCGCCCCGACGACTGGCATGTACACCTGCGAGACGGCGCCGCCCTGCCCCATACCTGTGCCGATATGGCGCGCTACTTCGGCCGCGCCATCGTGATGCCCAATCTGAGCCCGCCGGTCACCACCGTGGCCGCGGCCGCGGCCTACCGCGAGCGGATCATCACCGCCATGACCGGCTTGCCACGCCAGTTCGAACCGCTGCTGACCCTGTACCTGACCGACCAGACTGACGCTGAGGAAATCCGGCGCGCAGCGGACAGCGAATTTGTGCATGCAGTCAAGCTGTACCCGGCCGGGGCGACCACCAATTCCGAGGCCGGCGTGGCGGATCTGGAGCAGCTGTTCCCGACCCTGGCGGCGATGGAGACAGCTGACTTGCCGCTGCTGGTCCACGGCGAGGTCACCGACCCGGCCGTGGATATCTTCGACCGGGAGAAAGTGTTCATCGACCGCTATCTGGCTCCCATCGTGCAGCGCTTTCCGGGCCTGCGGGTGGTGCTGGAGCACATCACCACCGCCGATGCGGTGGATTTTGTCAGCGCCGCACCCGCCACCGTGGCCGCCACCATAACAGCTCATCACCTGCTGCTGAACCGCAACGACCTGCTGGTGGGCGGGATCCGTCCGCATTACTACTGCCTGCCGGTGCTCAAGCGCAACTCGCATCAGCAGGCGCTGGTGCGTGCCGCCTGCTCGGGCAGTCCAAAATTCTTTCTCGGCACGGATTCCGCGCCCCACAGCAGCGCCCACAAGGAAACCGCCTGCGGCTGTGCCGGGGTCTACACCGCGCATGCGGCGATTGAACTGTATGCGGAGGTATTCGAGGCGGCCGGTGCGCTGCCGGCACTGGAAGCTTTTGCCTCTCACTTCGGGCCGGACTTTTACCAACTACCACGCAACAACGATACCATCACCTTGCGCAGGCAGTCCTGGCAGGCCGCCGCCAGCCTGCCCCTGGGCGAGGCCACGCTGGTACCCCTGCGGGCCGGGGAGACACTGCAGTGGCAGGTACTGAACCCGGGCAATCCGGTTTGA
- a CDS encoding argininosuccinate synthase, which produces MSDVNKVVLAYSGGLDTSVIVRWLQDNYACEVVTFTADIGQGEEVAPARAKAEALGVKEIYIDDLREEFVRDFVFPMFRANTVYEGEYLLGTSIARPLIAKRLIEIANETGADAISHGATGKGNDQVRFELGAYALKPGIKVIAPWREWNLTSRETLMAYCEERDIPVDFSKSKKKSPYSMDANLLHISYEGGILEDPWAEAEEDMWRWSVSPEAAPDTPTYIELDFERGDITAIDGERLSPATVLERLNKVGGANGIGRLDLVENRYVGMKSRGCYETPGGTIMLKAHRAIESLTLDREVAHLKDELMPRYAEIIYNGYWWSPERQMLQAAIDQTQASVNGKVRLKLYKGNVILAGRQSADSLFDDAIATFEDDAGAYNQKDAEGFIKLNALRMRIAANKGRTLF; this is translated from the coding sequence ATGTCTGATGTCAACAAAGTGGTGCTGGCCTATTCCGGCGGTCTTGATACCTCGGTGATCGTGCGCTGGCTACAGGACAACTACGCCTGCGAAGTGGTCACTTTCACCGCCGATATCGGCCAGGGCGAGGAAGTGGCGCCGGCGCGCGCCAAGGCCGAGGCCCTGGGCGTAAAGGAAATCTACATTGACGATCTGCGCGAGGAATTCGTGCGCGATTTTGTATTTCCGATGTTCCGCGCCAATACCGTCTACGAGGGCGAATACCTGCTGGGCACGTCCATCGCCCGGCCGCTGATCGCCAAGCGCCTGATCGAGATTGCCAACGAGACCGGCGCCGATGCCATTTCCCACGGAGCCACCGGCAAGGGCAACGACCAGGTGCGATTCGAGCTGGGTGCCTACGCCCTGAAGCCCGGCATCAAGGTGATAGCCCCCTGGCGGGAGTGGAACCTGACTTCCCGCGAGACCCTGATGGCCTACTGCGAAGAGCGCGATATCCCGGTCGATTTCAGCAAGAGCAAGAAGAAGTCGCCTTATTCCATGGATGCCAACCTGCTGCATATCTCCTACGAGGGGGGCATCCTGGAAGACCCCTGGGCGGAGGCCGAAGAAGACATGTGGCGCTGGAGTGTGAGTCCGGAAGCTGCGCCGGACACCCCGACCTATATCGAGCTGGACTTCGAGCGCGGCGACATCACGGCCATCGATGGCGAGCGCCTGAGTCCGGCTACAGTGCTGGAGCGTCTCAACAAGGTCGGCGGCGCCAACGGTATTGGCCGCCTGGATCTGGTGGAAAACCGCTACGTGGGCATGAAATCCCGCGGCTGCTACGAAACTCCCGGGGGCACCATCATGCTGAAGGCTCACCGTGCGATCGAGTCCCTCACGCTGGACCGGGAAGTGGCCCACCTGAAGGACGAGCTGATGCCGCGCTATGCCGAGATAATCTATAACGGCTACTGGTGGTCACCGGAGCGGCAGATGTTACAGGCCGCGATCGACCAGACCCAGGCGTCGGTAAATGGCAAGGTTCGCCTGAAACTGTACAAGGGCAATGTCATTCTGGCCGGCCGTCAGTCCGCCGACAGCCTGTTTGACGACGCCATCGCCACTTTCGAGGACGACGCGGGTGCCTATAACCAAAAAGACGCCGAGGGCTTTATCAAGCTCAACGCGCTGCGCATGCGTATCGCCGCCAACAAGGGTCGCACATTGTTCTGA